TCCGCGCTGGCCGTCCTGCACGGCGCTGTGGTGGCCGCCGTGGCCGGCGCGTTCAGCCAGCGTCTTCCCCTTCCGACCGGCCGGGACTGGAAGTACTACCTCCCGCTCGTCGGAGCCATCCTCTTCCCGCCCGCCGGCATCCTGCTCGGCATCGGTGCGCTGGTTGTCATGCTGTGCTTGTGGCTCGCGCATTTTGGCCGCGCCGGGCGGGAACCTCTGCAAACGGGTCCGGATAAAGTCCGGTCCGCGCGTGCCCTGCGGCGGGCAACAGCGCCGTCCTGGGGCGGCCGCGCGGCTCTGGGCCTGGCTGCGGTGGTTGCCTTGCCTCCCTTCGTCAGCGCAGTGACGTCGATTATTTCGCGCTGATCCGTCCAGCCCCTGTGGCTGGGCGGCCGGCTGCGCCGTTGATTGTGTCGGTGAGCGCAGCCAGCACCTCGTCCTGCGCCCCGCCGGCGTCGATGCGGACGAATCCGGCGAACTCAGGAAGGGCGCGGTACGCCTCGCCGAGGGCCCTCAATTCCTCGAGTGTTTCGGTGTCCGTTCCCCGCAGGAGGATGCGTTTTAGGGCCTGCTCCGGACTAACGTCGAAGTGGATCACCAGGTCCGGTGCGGGAAGGTGGCGCAGCAGCCAGCGGAGCAACCGGCCGGGCGGGAGGCCCCGGACGCTGCGCAGGGCAAGCTGGCAGTACAGGTGACGGTCCATGACCACCAGGCCTGAAAAGTTGCGCGCGCGGGCGTGGGACACCAGAACGTTGATCGTCCGGATCCCGGTCTCCAGTGCATCCGCCACGCGGCGGTTGAGGTGAATTCCGGAGCGCTCCGACCACTGCGTCATGTTGCGGCGGCCGGCATGGTTGCGCAGCAACAGGGCTTTGCCGCCGGCCAGGCGGGCGGCTTCCACGGCTGCGCGTGCGGCGGTGGTCTTTCCGGCACCGTCAATTCCGGTGAGGACGATTAACAGGGGGTGGCTCATTTCCTTGGGGCGGATAGTTGGTGTAGCGAAGGGGGCCGGCAGTTGATCGTTTAACGCCAGGCCGGCGCTGTTCGTCCCCCGCGGAACTTGTTTTCTGTTCGCCGTCCCGATTTCACGCGCCGTTAATGGCGGGGTTCTAGCGTGGTTCTTCAGGCACCATCCGCTAGAAGGGATCCATCATGGCCGATATAGCTGCTGTGCTGGGACGGCTCTCCCCGGAAGAGCTCGACGAGCTCCGGGAGATTGGTCCCCAGGGCCACCTCACCAGGCGCCTTGTCGATGCCCTGGACAGGGCCGCCGGCGGGTCAGGGGCGGGCCGTGGCTATTACGTGCCCACGGGAAGCGTGAGTGCAACGGGCGGACCGCATCTCGTGCTGCGCAGTGATGTCTCCGCATGGCTGTTCGGTGCAGGTCCGCAGATTCCGCACGGGCACCAGGCGGCAGACCCGGCCGGTGAACCCTTGCGGCAGGAAACCGACTGGTCGGAACTGCGTCCCGGCGACAAGGTGGCGATTGTGCGGGGCAACCGCGTCACGGCGTCGGGAATTGTTGACGCCATGACCGAAGATGCCTCCACGGTGTGGGTCCTTTTCGAAGGCGTGGCGCCCCGGCGAATGTTCCACCGAGGCGATCCGGACGACCTTCGTCCCGTACATTAAGCCGTCAGGGCCTTACTCGGCCTTGGCACGGGCTTTCTTGGCGTCCTTCTTGGCGGCCTCGTCCTTGACGCGCTGTGCTTCGGCGCGGACTGCAGCGTGCGTGGAGCGTTCGGCCACCAGCCAAGCCGGGGGAGCCTGCAGCAGCGCGGTGATCTCCGCCGAGGTCAGTGCTTCCTCGACGCCGCCGCGGGCCAGGCCGCTGATGGAAACGTTCAGTTTCTGCGCCACCACCGGGCGGGGGTGCGGGCCGTTGCGGCGGAGCTCGGCCAGCCACTCCGGCGGGTTGGCCTGGAGCTCGGCGAAATCGGCGCGGGTGATAACCGAATCCTGGAACTCCTGGGGTGTTGCGGGCAGGTAGATGCCAAGCTTCTTGGCAACGGTGGCCGGCTTCATGGACTGGGAGTTTGCAGAGGTCATACTTCAAGGGTATCCGGCGGACCGCCTACAAGGCACCAGAGCAGCACCAAACAGCACCAGCAGGGCTCTCCCGCAGCTCTGGCGGTACTGTGAACGTGTGTCCGCTGAAGAAGAATCCCCGCAAGCATCCGCACCCGCTGAACCGGAAGGGCGCGTGCTGCGCTTCGCCTACGTTGCCGGAGTAACGCCGGGGAAGTGGATCAGGCGCTGGGAAGAGCGGATGCCGGATGTTCCGTTGCAGTCCTTTATGTCCGACGACGGCGCCCAGCTTTTGGTCCTCCGTGACGGTTCCGCCGACCTCAGTTTCGTCCGCCTGCCGGTGGAGCGTGAGGGCCTGAACGTGATTCCCCTGTATGAGGAGCAGCCGGTGGTGGTTGCTCCCAAGGGACATGAGATTTCGGTGTTCGAAGAGGTGGCGCTGGCGGACCTTGCCGCAGAGACCTTTCTGGATGTGGCGGAGCTCGGCGGCCCGGAAGTTGCTTTGCAGGTGGTTGCCTCGGGTGCCGGGCTCGTGATCCTGCCGATGTCCGTCGCCCGCCACTTCAACGTCAAGGACACGGTGGCGCGGAAGCTCACCGGCGCACCCACCACACAGATCGCCCTTGCCTGGCCCAATGAGGCCACGCGTGAAGCGACGCGTGAGGCCGGGGATGAGGCGGCGGACCAGGCAATGGATGAAGTGATCGAGGAGTTCATCGGGATTGTCCGCGGACGGACCGCCCAGAGCTCCCGCCAGCCGTCGGCGAAGGTGGAGCCGCCCAAGAAGGAACCGAAACCGGACCGGCGGGGAACCGGCGTCAAAAAACCCAAGGTGGCCCAGCGATACGCTCCCAATCCGGACAAGGGCCGCGGCAAGGGATCGCGCAAGAAGGGCAAGCGCTAGGGCTTAGGCGGTGCAGGCATCCTTGAGCGCGGTGACGGACTCGGCGGGAACCTGATCGCCCGCCTCGGCGATCTGGCGTAGCGGAGTGGTGATCTCGGCCGGCACGCCGGCGGTGTCGGCCCCGGCCACGAGGCCGCCCAGCAGTTCCTTGTCCTTGACGCTGACAAGCCCGTCCTCCACGAGCGCGCACACCTGTCCCTTGACCTGGTCGGCGGCTGCTGTGGCAACTTGGGAGGCGCCGTCGCTCACGGCCTTTTCGGCTGCGTCCTGGACCTGCCCGCAGCCGGTCAGTACAACGATGAGGGCAGCAGCGGACAGGGCGGCGAGGCGGGATTTCATGGTTCCAGCCTAGCAAGCGGTGCCTCGGCCACCGACGGATCCCTCCCGTCAGCGGCACGAATGACCCATATGACGTGACTCTGTTGCGAGCGGCCCCGGCAACAGATAATGTGTGAGCCGTGTCACCGACAAGTGATACACGCTTTTGATCTGCGGCGGGAGAGTCCTGCCGGTACGTTCAGCAGGCGCCGTAGGAGCAAATCCTCCCCAGGAATCTCTCAGGCCCACGTACCGCCGCGGCGAGGCAACTCTGGAAAGTAGTCCGGTCCCCGGGCTCACCGACGGTGCAAGCGGCACGCTGTAACAGCAGGGTCCGCGGAAACTCTCAGGTCAAATACAGAGCGGGGAGGAACCCGAATCAACGTGGCGCCCTGCGCCACCTGAATTATGGAGTTCCTCTCGTGACGATTCAGCCGTCCTCTTCCACCTTTGCAGGCCGCCGCATCTGCGTGTCCTGCCGCCCCAGTGCGCGTCCCCAGTCCGCCCCGCAGCGCCTGGGCAGCTAAGGAACCCGGCCATGGCTGTTGGTGTCTTTGATCTTTTTTCCATCGGGATTGGGCCTTCGAGTTCGCATACGGTGGGTCCGATGCGGGCTGCGGCGGTGTTCGCCGAGGAGCTGAAGGCTTCCGGTGCCCTGGAGAGGGTGGCCGGGCTGCGGGTGGATTTGTATGGTTCGCTCGCCGCGACGGGGCACGGTCACGGGACGATGACGGCGATCCTGCTGGGGCTGGAGGGGTTCCATCCGGAGAAGATCCTCCCGGCCGAGGTGGAGGAGCGGCTGGCGGCGATCGCGGAGTCCGGGATGCTGCGGCTGGCCGGTGCTGTTGATGGTGCCGGGGTGGTCCTGCCGTACGGGGTGAAGGATATGGTGTTGCGGCCGTTGACCATCCTGCCGCGGCACACGAACGGGATGACTTTCACTGTCACGGATGCTGGCGGGGAGGTGCTGCATGCGGCGACGTTCTTCTCGGTGGGCGGGGGGTTTATTGTCCGTGAGGGCGAGGAGGACGCTGCGCAGCAGGAGCTGGAGGAGTCGAAGAAGGAGTTGCCGCTGCCGTTCCGGACTGCGGCGGAGCTGCTGGGCCGGTGCCAGTCCAAGGGCCTGTCCATTGGGGAGATCATGTTCGTCAACGAACGCGCCTCCCGGTCCGAGGCGGAGATCCGGGAGGGGTTGCTGCACATTTACTCGGTGATGGAGGAGTGCGTGGCGGTGTCCCTGAAGCGTGAGGGGCTGCTGCCCGGCGGGCTGAAGGTCCGCCGTCGTGCGCCGGACTGGCACGAGCGTTTGCTGAAGGAGAACCGGGGCCAGGACCCGGAGTACCGGGATCCGAAGTACTGGCAGGAGTGGGTGAACCTGATCGCGTTGGCGGTGAACGAGGAGAACGCGTCCGGCGGCAGGGTGGTCACGGCGCCGACGAACGGGGCGGCCGGGATCATCCCGGCGGTGTTGTATTACGCGTTGCATTTCGCACCGGGCATGGACCGGGCCAGCCGGCAGGACCGGGATGATGTGGTGGTGAAGTTCCTGCTCGCTGCCGGTGCGGTCGGGGTGCTCTACAAGGAACAGGCGTCCATTTCGGGGGCGGAGGTGGGCTGCCAGGGTGAGGTGGGTTCGGCGTCGTCGATGGCCGCCGCGGGCCTGGCCGAGGTGATGGGCGGGACGCCGCAGCAGGTGGAGAACGCGGCGGAGATAGCGATGGAGCACAACCTGGGGCTGACGTGTGATCCGATCGGCGGGCTGGTGCAGATCCCCTGTATCGAGCGGAACGCGATCGCGGCGGCGAAGGCCATCAATGCCGCGAAGATGGCGCTCTGGGGCGACGGCACGCACCGGGTGTCCCTGGACGAGGTGATCGTGACCATGCGCGAGACCGGCAGGGACATGTCCTCCAAGTACAAGGAAACCGCCATGGGCGGCCTCGCCGTCAACGTCGTCGAATGCTGACCCCCTAGCCCGACCGGGACGGCTCCAGCAACCCCTCCCGCACCAAAATTTTGCCGGACTACCGGCGCACGCACAAAGGAAAGAGAACCATGACACTGGCACCAGAAGGCCGGAAGATGCTGCGTATTGAGCAGCGCAATGCGGCTACTCCGGTGGAGCGTAAGCCGGAGTGGATCAAGGCCAAGGTCCAGATGGGCCCGGAGTTCGTCCAGCTCAAGAACCTGGTGAAGAAGGAAGGCCTGCACACCGTCTGTGAAGAGGCCGGCTGCCCGAACATCTTCGAATGCTGGGAAGACAAGGAAGCCACTTTTTTGATCGGCGGCTCCGAATGCACCCGGCGCTGCGATTTCTGCCAGATCGATACCGGCAAGCCTTCACCGGTGGACATGTTTGAGCCCACCAAGGTGGCCCGCTCGGTCCAGGCCATGCAGCTGCGCTACGCCACCGTGACCGGCGTGGCCCGGGACGACCTCGCCGACGAGGGCGTCTGGCTCTACGCCGAGACGGTCCGCAAGATCCACGAACTGAACCCGGGCACCGGCGTCGAACTCCTGATCCCGGACTTCTCCGGCAAACCCGAACACATCGCCGCGATCTGCGACTCCAAGCCCGAGGTCTTCGCGCACAACGTCGAGACCGTCCCGCGGATCTTCAAGCGCATCCGCCCCGCGTTCCGCTACGACCGGTCCCTGGACGTCATCACGCAGGGCCGGAACCTGGGCATGGTCACCAAATCCAACCTGATCCTGGGCATGGGAGAAACCCGCGAGGAAATCTCCGAGGCCCTGCGCGACCTGCACGAGGCCGGCTGCGACCTGATCACGATCACCCAGTACCTGCGCCCGTCCGAACGCCACCTGCCGGTAGACCGCTGGGTCAAGCCGCAGGAATTCGTCGACCTCGCCACGGAGGCCGAAGAGATCGGTTTCCTCGGCGTGATGTCCGGACCGCTGGTGCGCTCCTCCTACCGTGCCGGCCGGCTCTGGGCCACCGCGATGCGCAAGAAGGGCTGGGACATCCCGGCCGAACTCGCGCACATCGAGTCCTCCGGCAGCACCCGCCAGGAAGCCAGCTCGCTCATCGCAGCACACTCCTGAGAACCATTTGACCGCCAGAGAGGACCAATGATGTTCCCCACCAGGATCGAAATCATCCCTTCAGAGGGAATCGTTGAGCAGGTCAAGGCGCACGTGCCTTTGACCACGACGCTCACCGTGACGTGCCTGCCCCACCACGGCATTGAGCGGACCATGCGTGCCGCCGTGCAGCTGGGCGTGCTCGGTTATTCTGTCATTCCGCATCTCGCGGCGCGGAGCGTGCCCGGCCGGTCCGAACTCACCGGAATCCTGCGTGACTGCGATGTCTCCGGCATCAACGAAGTGTTTGTGATCGGCGGAGACCGGAAGCAGCCCGCAGGCCCGTACGCGTCCTCCCTTCCCCTGCTGGAAGACATCGCGCAGTACACCGGCGGCAGGATGCGGGCAGGAGTTGCCGGTTACCCGGAAGGCCACCCCTCGGTGGGGCCGGTGGACCTGCTGGACGCCCTGCTGGCCAAGCAGCACCTCGCATCGAACGTTGTCACGCAAATGTGCTTCTCTGCGCCGAAAATCCTTGACTTCGCGGCCCTCCTGCGCCGCGAAGGGGTGCAGCTGCCCGTCTGGGCCGGCGTGGCCGGGACCGTCCCGCGGACCAAGCTGGTCTCGCTGGCGACGCAGATCGGCGTCGGAAGTTCCCTGAAGTTCCTCAGCCGCAAGGGGCCGCTGGCGCGCAAGCTCCTGAGCGGCGACCGCTACTCGCCGGAGAGCCTGGTGGCCGGGCTGGAAAGCCCGGCGGGGATCTTTGCCGGCATCCACCTCTACAGCTTCAACAACCTTGACCCGGCCCCCGGCGGACCGGATCAGGCGACCGCCTCCGCAGCACTCCAGTCCGCTTTGATCCGAGGTGCAGCGCGGAAACCGGACGGTCATTCTGCGGTACGGCCGCTTTCCCCGCCGGCCGTGACGTCGGACTCGTCGGCTGTTTCGGGGGAATAACAGGGGCCCCGATGCGACTTGTAGTCTTCGGGGCGCCGATCACCGGTTGCCTCTTGAGAGGACCTCTTTTGCCTACTGCCTTCATCCCGTTCACTGTCCGTGCCACTGTCCGCGAGGACCACAAGCGCTCTTTCCGCACGGATATTGAGCGACTTACCTCCAGCCATCGTGGTTGGGCACCGCTCGACGTGGTTAAGTCCACGGATACGCAGGCCCTCCTGCGGGGGGCGGTGGCGAATAGCGTTCACACCGCCACCGATTCGAGCCTGGCCCGTTACCTCCAGGACCGCCTTGTGGCCGACAGCGGCATTCACCTGGATCTCGCCGTCAGCATCGAGCGGTAGCAGGCGCCTAAGCCCCGGACCATTGGGTCCGGGGCTTTTTTGGTGCCAAGAATTGAACAACCGGAAGATGGTGTAAGTTGCTTCCGGCTGATCAAAACACACCGGAAGGGAGAACCCCCGAGTCCATGCTCCGCCTGAAACGCCTTGCCGTCTTCTGCCTTGTCGCGACCTGCGTCATCACCGGGCTCATGTTCTGGGTGCTCGGTCCGTCCGGCGCGGCTGGGTCCTGGAGCCAGTCGGCACCGCCGCAATCTGGCGCGAAACTTGCGACGCTGCAGGGCTTCAGCGCCCGCGCCGTGGATATTACTGACAGCACGATGGACGCGGAATGGCTCGGGCAGACCGCGACGCAGACAGGCATACCGGCCCGGGCACTCCAGGCCTATGCAGCTGCGGCCGAGCTCGCCAACGCGGCCACGCCTGTGTGCCGGATCGGATGGAATACGGTGGCTGCCATCGGTTTCGTAGAGTCCGCGCACGGGAGCCACGGAGGCGGCAGCCTGTCGAGCACCGGGCAGGTGAGCGGACCAATTATCGGGCCCAGCCTCGACGGCGAC
Above is a window of Arthrobacter sp. FB24 DNA encoding:
- a CDS encoding LysR family transcriptional regulator substrate-binding protein encodes the protein MSAEEESPQASAPAEPEGRVLRFAYVAGVTPGKWIRRWEERMPDVPLQSFMSDDGAQLLVLRDGSADLSFVRLPVEREGLNVIPLYEEQPVVVAPKGHEISVFEEVALADLAAETFLDVAELGGPEVALQVVASGAGLVILPMSVARHFNVKDTVARKLTGAPTTQIALAWPNEATREATREAGDEAADQAMDEVIEEFIGIVRGRTAQSSRQPSAKVEPPKKEPKPDRRGTGVKKPKVAQRYAPNPDKGRGKGSRKKGKR
- a CDS encoding AAA family ATPase, whose product is MSHPLLIVLTGIDGAGKTTAARAAVEAARLAGGKALLLRNHAGRRNMTQWSERSGIHLNRRVADALETGIRTINVLVSHARARNFSGLVVMDRHLYCQLALRSVRGLPPGRLLRWLLRHLPAPDLVIHFDVSPEQALKRILLRGTDTETLEELRALGEAYRALPEFAGFVRIDAGGAQDEVLAALTDTINGAAGRPATGAGRISAK
- a CDS encoding L-serine ammonia-lyase, with the translated sequence MAVGVFDLFSIGIGPSSSHTVGPMRAAAVFAEELKASGALERVAGLRVDLYGSLAATGHGHGTMTAILLGLEGFHPEKILPAEVEERLAAIAESGMLRLAGAVDGAGVVLPYGVKDMVLRPLTILPRHTNGMTFTVTDAGGEVLHAATFFSVGGGFIVREGEEDAAQQELEESKKELPLPFRTAAELLGRCQSKGLSIGEIMFVNERASRSEAEIREGLLHIYSVMEECVAVSLKREGLLPGGLKVRRRAPDWHERLLKENRGQDPEYRDPKYWQEWVNLIALAVNEENASGGRVVTAPTNGAAGIIPAVLYYALHFAPGMDRASRQDRDDVVVKFLLAAGAVGVLYKEQASISGAEVGCQGEVGSASSMAAAGLAEVMGGTPQQVENAAEIAMEHNLGLTCDPIGGLVQIPCIERNAIAAAKAINAAKMALWGDGTHRVSLDEVIVTMRETGRDMSSKYKETAMGGLAVNVVEC
- a CDS encoding DUF5997 family protein — protein: MTSANSQSMKPATVAKKLGIYLPATPQEFQDSVITRADFAELQANPPEWLAELRRNGPHPRPVVAQKLNVSISGLARGGVEEALTSAEITALLQAPPAWLVAERSTHAAVRAEAQRVKDEAAKKDAKKARAKAE
- a CDS encoding methylenetetrahydrofolate reductase; protein product: MMFPTRIEIIPSEGIVEQVKAHVPLTTTLTVTCLPHHGIERTMRAAVQLGVLGYSVIPHLAARSVPGRSELTGILRDCDVSGINEVFVIGGDRKQPAGPYASSLPLLEDIAQYTGGRMRAGVAGYPEGHPSVGPVDLLDALLAKQHLASNVVTQMCFSAPKILDFAALLRREGVQLPVWAGVAGTVPRTKLVSLATQIGVGSSLKFLSRKGPLARKLLSGDRYSPESLVAGLESPAGIFAGIHLYSFNNLDPAPGGPDQATASAALQSALIRGAARKPDGHSAVRPLSPPAVTSDSSAVSGE
- the lipA gene encoding lipoyl synthase; amino-acid sequence: MTLAPEGRKMLRIEQRNAATPVERKPEWIKAKVQMGPEFVQLKNLVKKEGLHTVCEEAGCPNIFECWEDKEATFLIGGSECTRRCDFCQIDTGKPSPVDMFEPTKVARSVQAMQLRYATVTGVARDDLADEGVWLYAETVRKIHELNPGTGVELLIPDFSGKPEHIAAICDSKPEVFAHNVETVPRIFKRIRPAFRYDRSLDVITQGRNLGMVTKSNLILGMGETREEISEALRDLHEAGCDLITITQYLRPSERHLPVDRWVKPQEFVDLATEAEEIGFLGVMSGPLVRSSYRAGRLWATAMRKKGWDIPAELAHIESSGSTRQEASSLIAAHS
- a CDS encoding lytic transglycosylase domain-containing protein, which translates into the protein MLRLKRLAVFCLVATCVITGLMFWVLGPSGAAGSWSQSAPPQSGAKLATLQGFSARAVDITDSTMDAEWLGQTATQTGIPARALQAYAAAAELANAATPVCRIGWNTVAAIGFVESAHGSHGGGSLSSTGQVSGPIIGPSLDGDSFAAIPDTDDGVLDGDALWDRAVGPMQFIPSTWEQAGRDGNGDGVADPLNIDDAALSAATYLCEGGRDLTTARGWTAAVLSYNQSESYVRQVRGQANAYAEQSRPAG